The Bacillus sp. (in: firmicutes) genome has a segment encoding these proteins:
- a CDS encoding DedA family protein, with the protein MENWLINIINDYGYIGILLLIALENIFPPIPSEVILTFGGFMTTNTDLTITGVVIASTIGSVLGAVVLYGIGLLLDVENMEKIIDKWGRILRLTRDDLYKADAWFDKYGPWTVFFCRFVPLIRSLISIPAGMSNMKFVLFLILTTVGTCIWNIVLIKLGASVGESWDSIVGYMDVYSNVAYVGIVIVFLIFLFTFIKSRKAKKM; encoded by the coding sequence ATGGAAAATTGGTTAATAAATATTATTAATGATTATGGGTATATTGGAATTTTGCTTTTGATTGCACTGGAAAATATTTTTCCGCCAATACCTTCAGAAGTCATTTTGACTTTTGGCGGGTTTATGACAACTAATACTGATTTAACAATTACGGGCGTCGTAATTGCCTCAACGATTGGCTCCGTGCTTGGCGCTGTTGTCCTTTACGGAATCGGCTTGCTTTTAGACGTAGAAAATATGGAAAAAATCATTGACAAATGGGGGCGCATCCTGCGCTTAACAAGAGACGATTTATATAAAGCGGATGCTTGGTTTGATAAATATGGGCCGTGGACGGTATTTTTTTGCCGCTTTGTGCCGTTAATTAGAAGTTTAATTTCCATTCCAGCGGGAATGTCCAATATGAAATTCGTTTTATTTCTTATTTTGACAACAGTCGGAACATGTATCTGGAATATTGTACTTATTAAACTTGGCGCTTCAGTGGGGGAATCTTGGGATTCGATTGTGGGATATATGGATGTTTATTCCAATGTTGCTTATGTTGGGATTGTTATTGTTTTTCTTATTTTTCTGTTTACTTTTATTAAATCAAGGAAAGCAAAAAAAATGTGA